From Tachysurus fulvidraco isolate hzauxx_2018 chromosome 10, HZAU_PFXX_2.0, whole genome shotgun sequence, one genomic window encodes:
- the gtf2h1 gene encoding general transcription factor IIH subunit 1 — protein sequence MAALSEEVLLVVKKVRQRKQDGTLYLMTERIAWGPEGKDRFTVSHPYADIRCQKISPDGKAKIQLQLVLHTGESTTFHFANESTALKDRDAAKDLLQQLLPKFKKKANKELEEKNRMLQEDPLLFQLYKDLVVSQIISAEEFWANRLKLSSVDLSMSDNNKQEVGISAAFLADIRPQTDGCNGLRYNLTSDIIESVFRTYPTVKQKYAEHVPHNMTEKEFWTRFFQSHYFHRDRINTGQQDIFSECAKEDEKGLKVMVVQGVKNPMVDLQSLDDKLLDEGYGSLTVPSTSNSTKTVKENSNSAIIKRFNHHSAMVLAAGLRKVEASTDQTSETSGTDGNSRDSDCFQQPIKKVKLQEAIEYEDLENESRPKTIALNLKKSDRYSHGPVPLQSQHYTTSQDIISSVNCIQEEMRCYKPCLTQVMSSSSASSAITALSPGGVLMQAGPQQTISQLVPSDVQNELKHLYIAAGELLRHFWSCFPVNTPFLEEKVVKMQSNLERFQSTKLHPFQAKIQREYLSTNLISHLEEMIQAAYNKYHAWQTRRMLRKT from the exons ATGGCAGCCCTGTCGGAGGAGGTGCTGCTGGTGGTGAAGAAGGTCCGGCAGAGAAAACAGGACGGTACGCTTTACCTAATGACCGAGCGCATAGCCTGGGGCCCAGAAGGAAAAGATCGCTTCACCGTCAGCCACCCGTACGCCGACATCCGCT gtcAGAAAATCAGTCCAGATGGCAAAGCAAAGATCCAGCTTCAGTTGGTATTACACACAGGAGAGAGCACAACCTTCCACTTTGCCAACGAAAGCACGGCTCTAAAGGACCGGGATGCTGCCAAAGACCTGCTGCAGCAACTTCTGCCCAAGTTTAAAAAGAAAGCCAACAAAGAACTTGAAGAGAAAAACAG gATGTTACAGGAAGATCCGTTACTGTTTCAGCTCTATAAAGACCTGGTTGTGAGTCAGATTATCAGCGCTGAAGAGTTTTGGGCCAACCGTCTGAAATTGAGCTCTGTAGATCTCTCCATGTCCGATAacaacaaacaggaagtgggaATATCAGCAGCTTTCCTG GCAGACATCAGACCTCAGACTGACGGCTGTAACGGCCTGAGATACAACCTGACCTCCGACATCATCGAATCAGTCTTCAGAACATACCCTACAG tcAAACAGAAATATGCTGAACACGTGCCTCACAACATGACGGAAAAAGAGTTCTGGACACGCTTCTTCCAGTCACACTACTTCCACAGAGATCGCATTAACACTGGCCAGCAGGATATCTTTTCTGAATGTGCCAAAGAGGATGAGAAGG GTTTAAAAGTCATGGTTGTTCAGGGTGTTAAGAATCCCATGGTGGATCTCCAGTCCCTCGATGATAAATTATTAGATGAG GGCTACGGCTCCTTAACGGTTCCTTCCACATCCAACTCCACCAAAACGGTTAAAGAGAATAGCAACTCGGCCATCATCAAACGCTTCAACCATCACAGCGCCATGGTGCTGGCGGCCGGCCTACGCAAAGT GGAAGCATCCACTGACCAGACCAGTGAGACAAGTGGCACCGACGGGAATTCCAGAGACTCCGACTGCTTTCAGCAACCCATTAAAAAG GTGAAATTACAAGAAGCGATAGAGTATGAGGATCTGGAGAATGAATCTAGGCCGAAGACAATTGCTTTGAATCTTAAGAAATCTGACCG gtaTTCCCATGGTCCAGTTCCCCTGCAGTCCCAACATTACACCACAAGTCAGGACATCATCAGCTCGGTCAACTGCATTCAAGAGGAAATGCGCTGCTACAAACCCTGCCTCACTCAG GTGATGTCCAGCAGTTCAGCTAGTTCAGCTATTACAGCCCTTTCACCTGGAGGAGTTTTAATGCAAGCTGGACCTCAACAAACCATCAGTC agtTGGTACCCAGTGATGTTCAGAACGAACTCAAGCACTTATACATAGCAGCAGGGGAGCTGCTGCGACACTTCTGGTCCTGTTTTCCGGTCAACACACCCTTCCTAGAGGAGAAG GTGGTTAAGATGCAGTCCAATCTGGAGAGATTCCAGTCAACCAAGCTCCACCCATTCCAGGCGAAGATCCAACGGGAATACCTAAGTACCAAT ctGATCAGCCATCTAGAAGAGATGATCCAGGCCGCCTATAACAAGTACCATGCTTGGCAGACACGCCGTATGTTGAGGAAAACCTGA
- the LOC125145690 gene encoding intestinal mucin-like protein, with the protein MNDIFYPGSVMYNVSDQNGWCFIARCESGCIVDKKSGPCFLITTPAPPITNTSTISPPTPPSPTPPFYDCIYLDPPRKNGERWTDKCFEKTCKDGSVISKPVQCANSALTQPLCENGIPPVKVYDETGCCFHYECQCKCNGWGDPHYVTFDGTYYAFQGNCTYVLVQEIIKKYNFSVHIKNYMCDTEHGLSCPDYLTVYYKSYTIELRQTRNPTVNTVSVNNKKVTTVYSTADFTITTAGISMTLDIPAIQAQVTFKGMNFIVNLPFSLFHNNTEGQCGKCDNKSSNDCTLPNGKVAKSCEEMAPTWQVNNTVCPTPTTKVPDTNTTKEPCQPAICKIIFSKAFEKCHKVIDPENFYKACLYDVCNMNNATGCFSLEGYAQMCAAESICVDWRGLTNGKCAYNCTNGKVYLPCGPKVEQTCNSGYNEKFRNCESIVCRDHFREGCYCPNGTTLFDTTSDVCTDFCGCTGSDGKPKNPGDKWRSGCNDCICSKNSMGPLCEPVKCPNPEPCTKAGYVLQTVDCCPKCVCNTSLCLPMNINKCPVGFELVRNSTESDCCMTFYCKPKNVCVYGENVYLPGEKIPTGSCENCVCGSTVNSSSNLLNTECIQMQCNTPCPMGFTYKAVPGQCCGKCVQIQCVYEDADQSHNITTAEIGQSWTYPNKPCVTYNCTKVNNEFVVVKTHPSCPEHNPEDCIPGTEQITSDGCCKTCQQPKCNLQKNSTYLKIDGCISVSPVEIASCSGSCDTDSIYSMAANTMMHHCSCCKELRTSSKNVNLRCADNTLKPYTYNYVEECGCQKTECTD; encoded by the exons AATGGAGAAAGGTGGACGGACAAGTGTTTTGAAAAAACTTGCAAAGATGGATCTGTTATCTCCAAACCTGTGCAATGTGCCAACTCAGCTCTTACACAGCCATTGTGTGAAAATGGTATCCCTCCCGTTAAGGTCTATGATGAGACAGGATGTTGTTTTCATTATGAATGTCAAT GCAAATGTAACGGTTGGGGAGATCCACATTATGTCACTTTTGATGGAACGTATTATGCTTTCCAAGGAAACTGCACATATGTTTTAGTCCAGGAAATCATCAAGAAGTACAATTTCTCTGTCCACATCAAGAACTATATGTGTGACACCGAACATGGATTGTCTTGTCCTGACTATTTGACTGTGTACTATAAATCATATACAATTGAACTGAGACAGACCAGAAACCCAACTGTAAATACA GTATCTGTCAACAATAAGAAAGTGACCACAGTTTACAGTACTGCAGACTTCACCATAACCACAGCTGGTATTTCAATGACTCTAGATATTCCTGCTATTCAAGCCCAGGTTACCTTCAAAGGCATGAACTTTATAGTCAACCTTCCATTTTCTCTATTCCATAATAACACGGAAGGACAGTGTG GCAAATGTGACAACAAAAGCTCAAATGACTGCACACTCCCTAATGGAAAAGTAGCCAAGTCATGTGAGGAAATGGCTCCTACATGGCAAGTGAATAACACAGTTTGCCCCACACCTACCACAAAAGTTCCTGACACAAATACAACCAAGGAACCATGTCAACCAGCCATCTGCAAAATCATCTTCAGCAA AGCATTTGAAAAGTGCCACAAAGTTATTGACCCAGAGAACTTCTACAAGGCATGCTTATATGATGTATGCAACATGAATAATGCCACTGGTTGCTTCAGCCTGGAGGGTTATGCTCAAATGTGTGCTGCGGAATCTATATGTGTGGACTGGAGGGGCTTAACTAATGGAAAATGCG CATACAACTGTACCAACGGTAAAGTTTACTTGCCATGTGGGCCGAAGGTGGAACAAACCTGCAATTCAGG GTACAATGAAAAGTTTAGAAATTGTGAGTCAATTGTGTGTCGTGATCATTTCCGAGAAGGATGCTACTGCCCTAACGGCACCACCCTCTTTGACACTACTTCAGATGTATGCACAGACTTCTGTG GTTGTACAGGTTCTGATGGGAAGCCCAAGAAT CCAGGGGATAAATGGCGCTCAGGATGTAACGATTGTATATGCAGTAAAAATTCCATGGGTCCATTGTGTGAACCAGTTAAGTGTCCAAACCCAGAGCCCTGTACCAAAGCAGGCTATGTGCTTCAGACTGTGGACTGCTGTCCGAAGTGTG tgTGCAACACTAGCTTGTGCTTGCctatgaacataaataaatgcccGGTCGGATTTGAGCTAGTACGAAACAGCACAGAAAGTGACTGTTGCATGACATTCTACTGTA AACcgaagaatgtgtgtgtctacGGGGAAAATGTGTACTTG CCTGGCGAAAAAATTCCAACAGGATCCTGTGAAAACTGTGTTTGTGGTTCAACCGTGAACTCCAGCAGTAATCTTCTTAATACAGAATGTATTCAGATGCAATGCAACACACCCTGCCCTATG GGCTTTACCTATAAAGCTGTACCTGGGCAGTGCTGTGGAAAGTGTGTACAAATACAGTGTGTATACGAAGACGCAGATCAGTCCCATAACATAACCACAGCTGAG ATCGGACAGAGCTGGACATATCCAAATAAACCATGTGTGACTTACAATTGCACTAAAGTCAACAATGAGTTTGTCGTGGTGAAGACGCACCCTTCATGTCCTGAGCATAATCCAGAAGACTGCATTCCT gGCACAGAGCAAATCACATCAGATGGATGTTGTAAAACAT GCCAGCAGCCTAAGTGCAATCTGCAAAAGAACAGCACCTACTTGAAGATTGATGGCTGTATATCTGTCAGTCCTGTGGAGATAGCCTCCTGCTCTGGATCCTGTGACACCGATTCCAT ATATTCGATGGCAGCGAACACCATGATGCACCACTGCAGCTGCTGTAAAGAGCTTCGAACCAGCAGCAAGAACGTGAATCTACGCTGTGCAGACAATACCCTGAAACCATACACTTACAATTACGTTGAAGAGTGTGGCTGCCAGAAGACAGAGTGCACAGACTAA